AGGGTATTACATTGGATTCCAAATCACAGCCGGTAACAGACAACCTGTTGTACTGGTCGGATCTGGTTATCACAATGACTACCCAGCATAAACAATCACTGATTATGCAGTACCCCAACTTTCAGGATAAATATTTCACATTAAAAGAATATGTGTCGGAAGCGGATAAAAAAATCTGGAATGAATTGAAGAAAGCATATGCTGATTATGAGGAAAAGCGTTCACAGTTCATCCAGGAAAATGAACGTGAGCTTGATAATCCAAGTCTTCAGGACAAAATTTCAAGCTATTTGCATGATGATATTGAACACATTAAGAGCCTCGAAGCGAATCTGATTAACTATGATATTTCCGATCCGTTCGGCGGTGATTTACCAACATATCAAAAAACGCTGACAGAATTGGAAAAATATATCGATCTACTCCGCGAAAAAATAGCAAAAGACAATCCAAATACTTAAAAAATGAGCAAAAATGATGCAT
The genomic region above belongs to Virgibacillus doumboii and contains:
- a CDS encoding low molecular weight protein arginine phosphatase — protein: MKILFVCTGNTCRSPMAEALIKHKMPEVEVQSAGIFAGRNERPNSKAMEALKQQGITLDSKSQPVTDNLLYWSDLVITMTTQHKQSLIMQYPNFQDKYFTLKEYVSEADKKIWNELKKAYADYEEKRSQFIQENERELDNPSLQDKISSYLHDDIEHIKSLEANLINYDISDPFGGDLPTYQKTLTELEKYIDLLREKIAKDNPNT